From the genome of Legionella beliardensis:
CCAAGAGCCAGCAAGTAGCCTGGGTGAAACAAAGTGTAACCCAGGTTTTAGTCCTTTGGACTGACATTTGTCCCTTGATACGATGTGACTAAGAGATAGAAACGTACCTAGAGCATGCTTTTTTTATTAGCCCTGAAATCAATCTAGGGCCTCTTTTCTTAAATCATGACATCTTTAAATTTGTACTTAAAACCTCACTGGGTAAATACCTATAAAACTCACTATTCATTAATTTAAGCATTGGTTTTGATAGATCTCTTAATTGCATATTTAGAGAGCGGCTGGCTAAGTTGCATAGCATTTTTTTATTTTCAAGGATACTTTCAAAAAAAATCGATAAAAGTCGCGATGATAGTCCATTATCCTCTCTCTTATTGAGAGCTGTTAAAACTTCTTCAATGCGGCAGCAATCATAAGGTTTTAGTTTATCCAGTGTCTTTAATATTTCTGTTGAGGGCTTAGCAAAAAAACCGCTAATAAAGTTACCGATACCAACCTGACTTCTTGTTTTAAGCGAAAAAAGTGGAATGCTATGTAAATCAGTAGGTGTCGAAGGAGAGCTGCTATCAATTAGTTTTTCGTCATTGATTAATTGAATATAGCTATAAAAACACTCAGCCAATTCTTTAAAAATATCTTGCATACTAGATTCTTTAAAGGAACTAGCAATATTCGAACATAATTGCCCCAGACTTTTTAATATTAATTTTTTCTGATGTCGTTTATCCTTAATTGATTGGCGTATATCATTCGTTGGATGAACAACTAAATCGGTAAATAGAGGATCTGATTGACTAGGAATTTTTCGGGATTTTGCTTGCAGAATTAAAAGGTCATCATCCGGAATTGTTCGAATTAGCGCTCCAAAGTTAACGTTAGTTTTTGAAAGTGACAGCAGTAACTTCGCGATCAAATATAAAGTAAAAATTAATAGGAGAATAAGTAGGTAATCTGTATATACTCTGATGGTAGAACGAGCATGATCTATTTTAAGGTATCGTAGCTGTCTTAATTGAGTTTTCGAATCCACAAAATTTACGTATTGATTTGCAAATCTATCGACAATTAACTTAAAGCTAATATTTTGTTGCATTAATAAATGAGCGGCCATAATCATATGCGCAGCCCCGCCGCACATGCCATAAAGCACAATATTTTTATCTCTTTTACGATAATAATGAACAAAGGTAACTACATCTTGGGCCAAGTCATGGATACTATTGGCATGAATAGCTGCACGGGTAGAATAGTTGCGATGATTAATAAAAACCGTATCCGTGTTGAAAAGTGCTTGAAAATTTTTGACACAGCAGGCTATATAATTATGTTCAGATTGAAAATGACCAACTAAGGCTAACACAACGGTATCAGATGATTGGTCTTTTCGTTTTACCTGTAATCCATCGAGAATAATATTATTATCTGCTGGAATGAGTAGTTTATTAATCAAATAATTTTCGTTATTGTATAATTCTAGGGCCTGGTAAAGTGTATGTGGACAAAGGCTTGCGGTAATTAATTTATTGGTAGCAACACCAATACTTGGACTTTGTAAAAAAAATTCTTTTAGTCCCGTCCATACGGGCGAACTTTTGTGAGTTTTTTGAGATAATGCATCTGCTAAAAGAGAAAGACATTTTTCATATATGTTGTGCGTGCTTGCTAATTCTGGATTTCCATATGCTTCTTGATTTAGAGCTCTAATTATTGCTGCAAAGGTTTTAAAGAGTTTTTCAGGTGAACATGATAACCATTGATAATGTATATTATAAAACATCAAGAGTTCTAATTGGCAACGTTGAAACATTTTTTGTACTTTTGCTTGTGAGGACCACAAACTAATTGCTTTATCTAATGTTATCAGGCATTGATACATTGCCATTATATAAAACTCATGGTGTTTAAAGAGCTCTTTATATTTAATCTTCTCAAAAGAGCAATTTGAACCGAGCCAACCGGCAAGAATAATTTTGAAAACCGCATTTTTCTGACTAGCAGGTACAGAATCTAATTTTTGAATGAGCGTATTTCTATTATCTAAATTAATTAATGCTGATCTGAGTTCATGTTTTTTTACTAGCATTTCAGGGTAAGATGGTTATGTTAATTTTTGCGCAGTATAGTAGTGGCAAAAATTTGAAACAAGACTATCTTACTATGAAGAAAAGAAAGAGCCGAATAAGCAAAGTTAACTAGTGATCTTTTTACCTGTGCTTAATTAGCGCCTGCTTGGTATTTACAGCAAAAAATAGGATGTTAAAACGGTTTACTGAGAGGTAGTTTTTTTATTTGTTATAAATTTATACCAAATAGAGCTTGAGATTAACTTAGCTTAAAATTCTCCTAGAATTGGATTTTTTAAGGGTTTGTATTCAGCAACAAAAGCGCTAATGATTGTTCACATTCACGCATCAATTCCTGCGCTTCTTTTTCTGTGAATTCGCGCTCAATAAAACAGCCTATTCCAATAGTGCCAATAACTTTTTGTTCATGAAAAATAGGGGCCGATATCATACCGCCCACGCCGACTTCTTTTTCCATAGGTTTAATAATGGGCGCATCTGAACTAGATAAATTACTCACTACAACAGGTTTTTTATGACGATAGGTTACACCGACGACACTTTCTTTTTCTACGGGTATACGTTTTGATGCTGCAATTAAATTATCAGGCAATCCTTTGGTGTAAGCTACTAAATACAAACACCGTTCTTGTTCATTAAGTTGATGAATTGTTCCTACATCCGCTGAAAATTTGGTAAGAATTTTTGCAAGTAATGTATTAAGAGAAGCCATAGTTTCATCCTTAGTCATGAGCAAAGTTTAAAACATAATCGCTCATGTTCCATAGTTGCCCAGGCCCATTGCCTTTATCATTACATTGGAAATCATAGCCTAAGAAAATATACATATTATTTTTAACGGCAACTGAACTGCTCCATTTTATGCGTGGTAAAGGGCCGCCTTTGACCTTTGTTATTTGAGACCACGCACGTTTACTAATATCAAAACGCCACAAACTATTAGTGGGATTTTGCGGGTAAGGACTGCCACATTTTGTAGAACCTGAGCTTTGCAAATCGCCTCCTTGTAAATACAAGTAATTGCCAATCATGGCTGCATTGGCATAAGCAACCTGTGGCAAAGAACGATTATTGGTTTGACTAGGGATAATGTTTTCCCATTGCTTGGTCTCTACATCAAATTCCCAGGTGCCCTTATCATCATAGGTTAACAATTTTTGATTGCCTGCCACTAAGCCGCCCACAGGTTCTTGTATAGGTTCAGGTATGTTGGTTTGAGGTTGCTGAAAAACGACCTGATGCCATTGATTTGCAGTGAGGCTATATTCCCACATATTAGGTAATATTTCCCATTTTGCATTAGCGCCGCCATAAATGTAGAGCTTGTCATTCATTAACCACATCATAGGCTGTGCACGTGGTGGGGGAGAGTTAAGCGGGTGTAAGCGCGTCCAGTTATTTTTCTTAACTGAATAAGCGAAGAGATCATTATACATGGTCATATTGGCAAAATTTTTGCAGTAATAGGCGCCGCCAAATACGTAGAGAGTACCTGATTTCTCATCAGCCACAGCAGTAGCATAGCCACGTGGTGACGGTGTGTCGCCTGCTGGAGAAAGTTTTTCCCAGGTGTTGGTTTTTACATTAAATCGATACAGATCATTATAAAAATGATTAACTTTGCTGGCAAAATCATCCTTTACACCGCCAAACAAATAGATATCCTCACCTAGTGTAGTGATTGCAGCGGCATCACGCGCTGTAGGATGTTGGCCAGACGTTGCTAGCTTGGTTACGGTGATTGCATGCGTATTAAAACTAGCCAGTATTAAAGAAGCAACTATAAAATGAAGTATCATTTTGTTGTAGTAAGACATGCTTTTCAGTGGACTGCGTTTTAATAAAGCCATACAGTTGCTCCTTTTAAAATATAGAAATTTAGATGTAAATACACCTTAAGGCTTAAGGAGTAAATACATACACATTCTGATTAAAAGTTTGTTGGCCCGTGCCTTTGCCATCAGGCGGACAGCTAAAATCATAGCCAAAAAAGTAGTAGATTTTGTTGTTAACAGCGACCCCACTTCCCCACTTAATTTTAGGTAGAGTAACGCCTGCAGGCGTTAATTGTTTCCATATGTGTTGCCTGAGATCAAATCGCCATAAATCATTACTTTCACTTTGTGGGTAAGGGACATTGCATCCTGTGATTTGCTTGCCGCCCATTTTATCACCGCCTTGTAGATACATATAGGGGCCTAAAAAAGCGACTTGAGAATCGACATAGCCTGCAGAAATATTGTTTGGTTTAGCAGGTGTGATGTCTTTCCATTCGGTGGTCTTTAAATTAAATTCCCACGTTTGCCTACCATCAAAAAAAATGAAATGCTCTTTATCTACATCTCCCCCTAACGGTGTTTGGTTAGTTAGAGGGGCTGGGTTTTTAGGCGTTAATTTACGCCAGGCCGAAGTTGCTAAATCGAAAATCCACATGTCATTAACAATCCCCCAGTTAGGTGTGTAGCCCGCCAAAATATAAAGACGATTGTCAATAAGATGAATGAAGGGATGAGCTCGCTCAGGCGGTACTTCTGGAGTGGACGGTTCAATTTTGCGCCAGCTGTTGTTAGAGATGGAATAAGCCCACAAATCATTGTACATGGTCATGTCTTGGTAATTTTTGCCAAAGTGACTGCCGCCAAATATATAAATGATGCCTGTTTTTTTATCGGCAATTGCTGCCACATGGCCTCGGGGAGAGGGCGGGGTGCCTGTGGGCGAGAGTTTTTCCCATGTGTTTTTTTTGGTATTAAATCGATAGAGATCATTAAAAAAAGTGTTTTCTCTGGTAGCAAAGAATTCTTTAAGTCCACCAAAAAAATAAATGTCATCGCCTAATGCGGCGGTACCAACGGCGCTTCTTGCTGATGGGACTGGCCCAGACGTGGTTAATTGAGAGACTGTCCCATCACTTGTATCTGCCCATAATAAATTGGCCGTAATAATTATTAATAAAAAGGTTAAGCTGCAAATAAATTGCTTGCTTTTTTTCCATACCTGACATCTAGTCATAATGTCCTCCATTACAGATAATTTTATTACAATTATTTACGTGCAGCTTGTACTTCACTGGCTATTACTAGGGTGCCGGTGTTATTGCCCCATGCATTCAGCTCATAAGTAATTACATCAGCAATGTCTTCGTCACTGCAATCGTCTTTAAAATCACGCATGGCAGTCCCAGGTCTTCCATTTAAAACAATATGAATATGATCTGAGACGACGTTTGTTCCAAATTTATTGCCTTTTAAAGGAGGAAAAATAGGTGGCATGCCGGCACCATCTGACTTGTGGCAAGCAATACATTTTGCCTGATATATTTTCTCCCCGCGTTTGCTTGCCGCTTTTAATTCGTTGTTTTGCCATCCAGAGCTCGCGGTCGTTGCATTGATTGCTGCCTCTTCGGCCCACAGCCCTGTCATGCTCATTAATGATAATAATAAGCTAGTCAAAATCCATTTAAGGTAGCGAAAATATAAATCCATTACTGCCTCTCTCCATTAATCAAGCCTCTTTTAACGGCTTCAATTTGTTACCAAGCTTTGGCTCATTTTTCAATAAATTTAACGTAAATAACAGAGCAATCGCCACAAATACCGCACATGTCCAAATGGATATACTGTAAGCTTGCGTAAAAGCTATTTTGCTCTCCTTTACAAGAAAATTGATTTGCTGTGTGCCTAAATTAAATGTAGGCAAATGGGCACCCTTATTAATCAGTACGTGTTCAAATTGTGATAGGGAAAGCGAAGGATAGCTAGCAGTATTTTCTCTTAAAAAGACCTGCAGAAAATAACGATTACTAACCACAATAATAGAAGTTAAAATCGCTAAACTTAAGCTGCTTGTGATTTGTCGTGTGGCATTCATGATGCCAGAAATGATTCCGCGCTCATGTAGCTCAACCGCTGATAAAACCGCGGTGTTGATAGAAGAAAGAATAAAGGGAATTGCAAAATTAAAGCAAATGATTCCGGGTAATAAATAAATGTAATTTTGATACGGCGCAAAAATAGCCTGTAAGATAAGTCCAAATACAGCAAATAATAAACCACCCAAAATGGATGGACGATAGCCATATTGATCGAACACTTTGCCTGATAGAGGGGCTGCGATAATTAAGCAAAGAACATGGGGTAAAAATAGCAGGCCTGCCATTGCTGCATTAAAGCCAAGAACCTGTTCAAAGAAAATAGCATCAAAGATATAGCGTATCATTGAGAATGAGGTGCAGAAAAATAGGACGAGTGCAAGGCGTAACAATTTATATCTAAAAATATGAAAACGAATGAGAGGTTCATGTTGATATTGCTGTAGGTAATAGAAAGCCAAAAACAGGAAACAGGAGAGGAAAAAGAGAGTTAGGGTGGTAGGCAATGACAACGTGCTACTTTCCATCACAGCAAAAATAAGCAAGGAGATGGATAAAGAAAAAGTGATTAATCCTTGCCAATCCAATTTCTTTTTTTGCGGTTGCTCATTAAACGATTTCATCACGCGCTTTAAAATCCATAAGCAAATAATAAAAAGCGGTAAATTAAGGTAAAATAGTAAACGCCAGCTTACATATTGAGTAAATACGCCTCCTAAAATAAAGGCTACTGGTGTAAATAATAAAGCACTCCCCATATAGATTCCCATGGCTTTTCCTCTTTCATTTTCAGGAAAAACATTAAGAATAATAACTGCGGTGTTCGGCAAAATTAACGCAGCGCCCAAGCCCTGCAATAGGCGGCCACTAATTAACCAGGCAATATTCATAGCGAGCGCGCAAATGAGAGAAGCAATTAGAAACACCCATAGCCCAATTAAAAAAACGCGATAATGTGCAAATAAATCGCCTAATCTGCCACCAATCACTAAAAATACAGCAAGAGTTAAGTAATAACCATTGGTAACCCATTGCAATAACATGGATGAAATATTAAATGTTTGCTGAATTTTTGTTAGCGCGAGCGCAATACCGGATTGATCAATCAATGTCATGCCAAAGCTAATTGACATAGCAGTAAGAACCCCCCATTTCTGCGTAGCCATAGTCGACATGTTAGGCAGTGACTTGTCCATGTTTGTCCTATTTACTTAACATCCTAAGCCTTTGAAATAGTTCTGAAAATTATGGAAAAGATAAGCAATCAGTTTACATAGCAAGCATGCATCTTAATCTAATATTGACTATTATAGTCTTCTTTAAAATTTCTATTTTACTTTTTGCAAAGCAAATGATGACTAATTTTATAGTTATGCTATTGATAATAAAAAACTATTATAATTTGCTGGTACTAATAAAACAGATGAAAAAGGGACAATGTGTACGGGTAAAAGTTAAAACATTGCCCAAGAACAAGCAAAATTAACTTTACAAAGAACAAATTTTAATTAACTAGAAACAAGTCTGTACGACTCGGTTAGGTTAACTATTACTTTAATTCTCGCTTTAAATCTGTGCTACCCTTTATTTATAGGATTAAAGAACCCTATTAATCTTGTCACTTAGATAGTATTGGAGGGTTTATGTTGACCTCATGGGATGAAAGATTAGCTGATATACTTACTAAATTCTCAGGCGATGTTGGAATGATTTATCATCTAAATCCCGAGGATAACAACCTACACCTCGTAGTCCGCACTGATGGTTTCCCTGATTATATGATTCCAATCATGAGCAAAATACCTATAGGAAAGGGAATTGCTGGGGAAACTGCTAAAACTAAAAAAGCTATCGTTGCCAATAATTTAACCGGAGATGATGCGCCAGAATGTGCAAGACCCCTTGCTAAGACTATGGGTATTAAGGGAATGATTTCAACACCTATTTTTTATGGTCAAGATGTCGTAGGAACGATAGGAATTGGGTGTTTTTCAGAACATCAATTTTTAGAACAAGATGTAAATGACCTTATAGAAATTGGCAGGAATTTAGCGCCGCAATTAGAATCTGAAGTTGCTAAGGGAGAAAATAATAACCTCAATGATGTAAAATCTCCTTTTCAGCAAGGGGCTGCTGTCCTACCCACGCCCATTTTAAAAAAACTGTCTACCAAAGGCTTTGAACCCTCAGAACGTGACTCGCCTGCTGCTGTAGCCTTAGATGGTTTTATTTATGTGTTTGGTGGCCTAAAAGATGATTTTAGTACAGGCGTTAATACGTTCTACAATGATCTTTATCGCTTTGACACTAAAACTTATACTTGGGAGGCGCTTTCGCCTACAGGTGAATTACCACAACCGCGTGGTTATGCGTCAGCTGTCGCATTGCAAAATGAAAAAAAGATATTGCTTTACGGTGGTACCTCTTATGAAAAAGATTTCTCAAATTTAATTTTGTTTAATGATTTATGGCTGTATTCCGTAGATAAAAATAGCTGGAAATCCATTCATGCAACCACAGAAGGCCCCTCAGCACGTACCAATTCTAAAACATGGTTTTATGAGGACAAATTATATTTGTTTGGTGGTGTGAATGGCTTGAATCATAAATTTAATGATCTGTGGGTATTTGATTTAAAAACAAACTCATGGACTGA
Proteins encoded in this window:
- a CDS encoding GAF domain-containing protein; the encoded protein is MASLNTLLAKILTKFSADVGTIHQLNEQERCLYLVAYTKGLPDNLIAASKRIPVEKESVVGVTYRHKKPVVVSNLSSSDAPIIKPMEKEVGVGGMISAPIFHEQKVIGTIGIGCFIEREFTEKEAQELMRECEQSLALLLLNTNP
- a CDS encoding c-type cytochrome codes for the protein MDLYFRYLKWILTSLLLSLMSMTGLWAEEAAINATTASSGWQNNELKAASKRGEKIYQAKCIACHKSDGAGMPPIFPPLKGNKFGTNVVSDHIHIVLNGRPGTAMRDFKDDCSDEDIADVITYELNAWGNNTGTLVIASEVQAARK
- a CDS encoding Kelch repeat-containing protein, with amino-acid sequence MALLKRSPLKSMSYYNKMILHFIVASLILASFNTHAITVTKLATSGQHPTARDAAAITTLGEDIYLFGGVKDDFASKVNHFYNDLYRFNVKTNTWEKLSPAGDTPSPRGYATAVADEKSGTLYVFGGAYYCKNFANMTMYNDLFAYSVKKNNWTRLHPLNSPPPRAQPMMWLMNDKLYIYGGANAKWEILPNMWEYSLTANQWHQVVFQQPQTNIPEPIQEPVGGLVAGNQKLLTYDDKGTWEFDVETKQWENIIPSQTNNRSLPQVAYANAAMIGNYLYLQGGDLQSSGSTKCGSPYPQNPTNSLWRFDISKRAWSQITKVKGGPLPRIKWSSSVAVKNNMYIFLGYDFQCNDKGNGPGQLWNMSDYVLNFAHD
- a CDS encoding MFS transporter — encoded protein: MDKSLPNMSTMATQKWGVLTAMSISFGMTLIDQSGIALALTKIQQTFNISSMLLQWVTNGYYLTLAVFLVIGGRLGDLFAHYRVFLIGLWVFLIASLICALAMNIAWLISGRLLQGLGAALILPNTAVIILNVFPENERGKAMGIYMGSALLFTPVAFILGGVFTQYVSWRLLFYLNLPLFIICLWILKRVMKSFNEQPQKKKLDWQGLITFSLSISLLIFAVMESSTLSLPTTLTLFFLSCFLFLAFYYLQQYQHEPLIRFHIFRYKLLRLALVLFFCTSFSMIRYIFDAIFFEQVLGFNAAMAGLLFLPHVLCLIIAAPLSGKVFDQYGYRPSILGGLLFAVFGLILQAIFAPYQNYIYLLPGIICFNFAIPFILSSINTAVLSAVELHERGIISGIMNATRQITSSLSLAILTSIIVVSNRYFLQVFLRENTASYPSLSLSQFEHVLINKGAHLPTFNLGTQQINFLVKESKIAFTQAYSISIWTCAVFVAIALLFTLNLLKNEPKLGNKLKPLKEA
- a CDS encoding Kelch repeat-containing protein, with the translated sequence MTRCQVWKKSKQFICSLTFLLIIITANLLWADTSDGTVSQLTTSGPVPSARSAVGTAALGDDIYFFGGLKEFFATRENTFFNDLYRFNTKKNTWEKLSPTGTPPSPRGHVAAIADKKTGIIYIFGGSHFGKNYQDMTMYNDLWAYSISNNSWRKIEPSTPEVPPERAHPFIHLIDNRLYILAGYTPNWGIVNDMWIFDLATSAWRKLTPKNPAPLTNQTPLGGDVDKEHFIFFDGRQTWEFNLKTTEWKDITPAKPNNISAGYVDSQVAFLGPYMYLQGGDKMGGKQITGCNVPYPQSESNDLWRFDLRQHIWKQLTPAGVTLPKIKWGSGVAVNNKIYYFFGYDFSCPPDGKGTGQQTFNQNVYVFTP
- a CDS encoding Kelch repeat-containing protein, with translation MLTSWDERLADILTKFSGDVGMIYHLNPEDNNLHLVVRTDGFPDYMIPIMSKIPIGKGIAGETAKTKKAIVANNLTGDDAPECARPLAKTMGIKGMISTPIFYGQDVVGTIGIGCFSEHQFLEQDVNDLIEIGRNLAPQLESEVAKGENNNLNDVKSPFQQGAAVLPTPILKKLSTKGFEPSERDSPAAVALDGFIYVFGGLKDDFSTGVNTFYNDLYRFDTKTYTWEALSPTGELPQPRGYASAVALQNEKKILLYGGTSYEKDFSNLILFNDLWLYSVDKNSWKSIHATTEGPSARTNSKTWFYEDKLYLFGGVNGLNHKFNDLWVFDLKTNSWTEIIANQSPHSPPAVHKGQGYWEPIRGKLVMYAVSERGEDDLVNETWEFDLKTEQWRNITPSKNNIMPPRTATVASIIGDNMYIQGGDLQGVGSIKECGTPFPQSATDEMWRFDTKQHEWSKLGVTGCALPRLKRAGTATYDGKMYIFSGFDFQCYGGKGPGQIWNHDVYMFTIVPGMFPNELN